ATCGGCGGGGTGCTGGCCGGCATCACGTCCTGGGGCGAGGGCTGCGCGGAGGCCGGCTACCCGGGTGTCTACACCCGGCTGACGACGTTCTCCAGCCTGGTGACCGCGCAGGTCAACTCGTAGTCATCAAAAACTTCCTGAGTATCCCTCAGGTAGCAGCAGGGGGGCGTTGCGGGCCTCCACGAGCGGCCCGCAACGCTCCCCATCCACCTCCCGGCCACCCCCGCGTGCCGGCGGACAGCTTCCCCGCAGCGCCCCCTGTCCGCCGGCCCCTCACGTCCCGGCACCGTCGCGCTCCGCACGTCCCGTCGCCGTGCGGCGCCGGTCAGGGCCGGGCGACCGTCCCGAACCGCACGTCGTGCCCCTCGCCCGGATGCATCGCCGCGAGCATCCGCTCCCCCTCCGCGACGACCTCGGCACGCCGCCCCTTGGTCAGCTCCCCGAAGGGCTCGACGACGAGCGCGCTCTCCTCCAGCCGCCACAGCCCGGCGAGGAATCCGTCGACGAGCAGGGTGCAGTAGGCCTGGTTGCCCTGCCAGGCGCGCCCCTTGAGGTCGGCCGGCACGACCCGGGAGCGGTCGGCGTGGGAGAGCAGCAGGTTGTCGAACTCGGGCAGGAAGCGCGGCGGCGCCGGGATGTCGGCCTGCGGACGGGAGGCGTCGGGGAGGTCGAAGAGTTCCACGCCGTTCTCGTCGCGGAAGACCAGCAGCTCGGGCCGGAGCCGCTCGAAGACCTCCCGGAGCCGGGTCAGGCCGGCCCACGTCTGCATGTCCTTGACCGAAGCGGGCCCGTAGGCGGCCAGGTAACGCAGGACGGTCGCGTCCGGAGTGGGGACCGGTTCGGCGGGGCGGCCCAGCCAGTGCTCGGCGGTGGTGAGGGCGACCTGGCCGCTGCGCCCCCACAGGCCGCGCGGGGTGACCTGCACGAGGGGCAGGGTGCAGCGGGCGGCGACGGAGAGGGCGAACGGGTCGGCGTCCGGCCACTCGACGAGCAGCGCCTCGCGCAGTTCCTTCATCGTGCGCGGCCCGGCCTCCACCAGTTCACGGCTGATCGCGGCGAGCCGGGCCAGATCGACGCCGGTGAGCCCCTTGCGGAAGTGGCCCAGCTCCCGGTCGCGGGCGGCCTGCACCAGGGGGCGCAGGGTGAGGGCGTCATCGGCGGTGTGCGTGTGGATCGTGGAGCGCATGGTGACGATCCGGACGACGTCGCGCGCGTCCATCGCGGCCGACAGCTCGCCGGGCCGGAAACCGTCCAGCCGGGCGGCGAGCGCGTAGTACGGCGGCTTCACGTTCTGCGCCTGGAGACCGAGGAGGTGCTCGACGGCCGCGGTCGCGGACAGCGGGGAGCGGCGCAGCAGGAGCTGACGGTCGAGGGTCGCCCGGTTGAGGGCGCGGGTGCCGAGCACGGGGGCCGTCGTGGTCGTCTTCGTCATGCTCCGCACGCTAGTCCCGCTCGCGGACACCTACGGTCCGCAACTCCGTCGCGATCGCGCCGCCGCCGGATGCTCCCAGGCCGTATGCCCCGTATATCCTGCTCAGTGATCACACAGACGTACGGTCGACTCTGGAGGCAGCCGCGATGTCGGAGCGACGCGCCCGCTCAGCCTCGAAGAACCCGCGCCACCAGCGGGACCGGAAGGACCCGGGCGACACGGCGGGGAACGCCGGGGAGCCGAGGACGTCCGGGAGCCCCAAGAGCGCCAAGGAGACGCGGAAGTCCGTCTGGCGCCGCGCCCTCGCCGCGCCGTCCCCCGCGCCCACGCGGCCCTCGTCGGCGGACGTCGAGCCGTCCACGCCCGAGCCCTCCGAGGTCGCCAGCGTCGTCCAGGCCGCGCTGTACCGCGACGGGGTGCGGGTCTCGACCCCGGAGTCCCTCGCCGACACCTTCCGTGAGCTGCGCGAGCACCCGGACGGCATGGCGTGGATCGGCCTGGCCCGTCCGACCGAGGCCGAACTGCTGTCGCTGGCGGCGGAGTTCGACCTGCATCCGCTGGCGGTCGAGGACGCGATGGAGGCGCACCAGCGGCCGAAGCTGGAGCGCTACGGCGAGACGCTGTTCGTCGTCCTGAGCGCCGCCCGCTATCTCGACGCGGTCGAGGAGGTCGATTTCGGCGAGCTGCACGTGTTCGTGGGGCCGGACTTCGTGATCACCGTCCGGCACGGCGCGGCGCCGGACCTCTCCGCGGTGCGCCGCCGCATGGAGGACAGCCCCGAACTGCTCCGGCTCGGACCCGAGGCCGTGCTCTACGCGATCCTCGACTCGGTCGTCGACGGCTATGTACCGGTCGTCTCCGGAGTCCAGAACGACATCGACGAGATCGAGACCGAGGTGTTCCGCGGCGACCCCGCGGTGTCCCGGCGTATCTACGAACTCTCCCGCGAGATGGTCGAGTTCCAGCGTGCCACCCGCCCGCTCGTCGGCATGCTGCACGGCCTGATGGCCGGCTTCGCCAAGTACGGCACGGACGACGAACTCCAGCGCTACCTCCGCGACGTCGCCGACCACGTCACCCACACCAGCGAACGCGTCGACGGCTTCCGCCAGGCACTCACGGACATCCTGACGGTCAACGCGACGCTGGTGACCCAGCAACAGAACGCGGAGATGCGGGCGTTGGCGGAGGCGGGCTTCGAACAGAACGAGGAGATCAAGAAGATCTCGTCCTGGGCCGCCATCCTGTTCGCCCCGACACTGGTCGGGACGATCTACGGGATGAACTTCGACCACATGCCGGAGCTCACCTGGCAGTTCGGCTACCCGTTCGCCATCGGTC
The window above is part of the Streptomyces sp. NBC_01428 genome. Proteins encoded here:
- a CDS encoding winged helix DNA-binding domain-containing protein; this translates as MTKTTTTAPVLGTRALNRATLDRQLLLRRSPLSATAAVEHLLGLQAQNVKPPYYALAARLDGFRPGELSAAMDARDVVRIVTMRSTIHTHTADDALTLRPLVQAARDRELGHFRKGLTGVDLARLAAISRELVEAGPRTMKELREALLVEWPDADPFALSVAARCTLPLVQVTPRGLWGRSGQVALTTAEHWLGRPAEPVPTPDATVLRYLAAYGPASVKDMQTWAGLTRLREVFERLRPELLVFRDENGVELFDLPDASRPQADIPAPPRFLPEFDNLLLSHADRSRVVPADLKGRAWQGNQAYCTLLVDGFLAGLWRLEESALVVEPFGELTKGRRAEVVAEGERMLAAMHPGEGHDVRFGTVARP
- a CDS encoding magnesium and cobalt transport protein CorA; this translates as MSERRARSASKNPRHQRDRKDPGDTAGNAGEPRTSGSPKSAKETRKSVWRRALAAPSPAPTRPSSADVEPSTPEPSEVASVVQAALYRDGVRVSTPESLADTFRELREHPDGMAWIGLARPTEAELLSLAAEFDLHPLAVEDAMEAHQRPKLERYGETLFVVLSAARYLDAVEEVDFGELHVFVGPDFVITVRHGAAPDLSAVRRRMEDSPELLRLGPEAVLYAILDSVVDGYVPVVSGVQNDIDEIETEVFRGDPAVSRRIYELSREMVEFQRATRPLVGMLHGLMAGFAKYGTDDELQRYLRDVADHVTHTSERVDGFRQALTDILTVNATLVTQQQNAEMRALAEAGFEQNEEIKKISSWAAILFAPTLVGTIYGMNFDHMPELTWQFGYPFAIGLMGVVCVSLYFIFKRRHWL